Proteins encoded together in one Janthinobacterium tructae window:
- a CDS encoding ferritin-like domain-containing protein, protein MHATSPLTFTAPQELRTYALACLLEPDPATKVAMVAAMAEAQLSLDAQSPLAPTGPVPGRPERPELVPPRLVGRRSMITPEGRAMLVHALAHIEFNAMNLALDALWRFPDLPFDYYTDWLRVAKEEATHFGMLQAHLQVLGHTYGDFPGHDSLWEMVDKTRGDVLARMALVPRTLEARGLDAIPPLRAKLAQAGDLAAAAILDIILRDEVGHVEIGNRWYGYLCDQRGLELRATYAELALRYEAPTLRGPFNLEARRRAGFSELELADLPS, encoded by the coding sequence ATGCACGCAACATCCCCACTGACCTTCACCGCGCCGCAGGAATTGCGCACGTATGCGCTCGCCTGCCTGCTCGAACCGGACCCGGCCACCAAGGTGGCGATGGTGGCGGCCATGGCCGAGGCGCAACTTTCGCTCGATGCGCAATCGCCGCTGGCGCCCACCGGCCCCGTGCCGGGCCGGCCCGAGCGTCCGGAACTGGTGCCGCCGCGCCTGGTGGGGCGGCGCTCGATGATCACGCCGGAAGGGCGCGCCATGCTGGTCCATGCGCTCGCGCATATCGAGTTCAACGCGATGAACCTGGCGCTCGATGCCCTGTGGCGCTTCCCGGACCTGCCCTTTGACTACTACACGGACTGGCTGCGCGTGGCCAAGGAGGAAGCGACGCACTTTGGCATGTTGCAGGCGCACCTGCAAGTGCTGGGCCATACGTATGGCGACTTTCCCGGCCACGACAGCCTGTGGGAAATGGTCGACAAGACGCGCGGCGACGTGCTGGCGCGCATGGCGCTGGTGCCGCGCACCCTGGAAGCGCGGGGCCTCGATGCGATTCCACCGCTGCGCGCCAAGCTGGCCCAGGCGGGAGACCTGGCCGCTGCCGCCATCCTCGACATCATCCTGCGCGACGAAGTGGGGCACGTCGAGATCGGCAACCGCTGGTACGGCTACCTGTGCGACCAAAGGGGCCTGGAGTTGCGCGCCACATATGCCGAACTGGCGCTGCGCTACGAAGCGCCCACCCTGCGCGGCCCGTTCAACCTGGAAGCGCGGCGCCGGGCCGGGTTTTCGGAGCTGGAACTGGCCGATTTGCCATCCTGA